CCGAACAGCGGGAGCGTCCGGCGCGTGTCGATCGCGTACACGACGAGCGCGAACGCGGCGACGGCGAAGCCGCCGACGAGCACGTCGCCGCGCATGAACCGGCCGTAGTAGACGAGCAGCGGGTCGACCGACAGCAACAGCGCGAGCGCGACGACCTCGCGGTCGCGGAGGCGGTGGCGCAACAGCAGCGCGACCAGCGGGAGCAGCCCGCCGACGAGCGCGACGGGGAGCCGCGCGGCGAAGTCCGACGCGCCGATGAGGTCGAAGAGGACGTTGTTGACCACCGGGAGGAACGGGCCGTGGATGATCGGGCGGTAGAAGAACTCGCCGGTGGCGTCGAACCGGAGGATCCAGTAGCCGACGCGGCCCTCGTCCCAGTGGAAGACCCGCTGTCCGAGTTGGACCGTCCGGAGCAGCAGCGAGCCGGCGACGATCAGCAGTACCGCGACGGTCGCCGGGTCGCCGACGCGGTCGCGGAGGGCGGCGAGCGGCGACCCGGCTCCGGCCGGGAGAACGTCGTCGCCGTCGGGGACGACATCGTCGTCGGCCTCGGGGGCGTCGTCGTCGCGGTCGCCGGTCCCGTCGGGGGCTGACTCGTCCCCGCCGGCGGGGTCACTCATTGGCGAGCGGTCGCACGCCACCGGTAACAACTCTTGTGGAATGGATCGTCGGATCGCCGCTCAGGCCCCCGCCGAACGCGACCCCCGCGGACGGAACGGACACATCCGCCCGGAGCGGTACGCATTTCAGCGGGCCCGCCGTCGGCTCGCACAATGACCGAGACGACACTCGGCCTGGTGGTCGCGCGCTACTACGCGTCCATCGCCGAAGCCATGGAGGAGTCCGCCCGCGACGCGGTCGCCGAGCGCGGCGCCGCCGTCGCCGAGACCGTCGACGTACCCGGCGCCTACGACGCGCCGCTGGCGGCCGACCGGCTCGCCCGCCGCGACGATATCGACGCCGTCGCCGTCGTCGGCACCATCGTCGCCGGCGACACCGACCACGACCAGGTGATCGGCCAGGCCGTCGCGACGAAGCTCGTCGACGTGAGCCTCGACCGCGACACCCCCGTCACCTTCGGCGTGTCGGGGCCGGGCCAGTCCGGGGCTGAAGCTCGCGAGCGCGCCGACAAGGGCGCCGAGGCCGCGAGCGCCGCCTTGGATCTCGCGGAGGGGCTCCCCGCAGCGGAGGTGGCCGCATGAGCGGACGGGAGGCCGGCGACGAGTTCGCCTACGACTTCGCCGAGCGCGTCGGTCGCGTGGAGCCGTCGGCGACGCTGGCCATCTCCAACGCCGCGAACGAACTGGAGGAGGCCGGCCACGACGTGGTCGACCTGTCGGTCGGCGCGCCCGACTTCCCCACGCCCGAGAACGTCGTCGAGGCCGGCAAGGCCGCGATGGACGCCGGGCACACGGGCTACACCTCCTCGAACGGCGTCCCCGAACTGAAGGCGGCCATCGCCGAGAAGCTCCGCGCGGACGACATCGACGCCGACGCCGACGACGTGATCGTCACGCCCGGCGCCAAGCAGGCGCTGTACGAGACGGTCCAGACGCTCGTCGACGACGGGGACGAAGTGGTGCTGCTCGACCCCGCGTGGGTGTCCTACGAGGCGATGGTGAAGCTCGCGGGCGGCGACCTCGCTCGGGTCGATCTCGCGCCCCACGACTTCTCGCTGGCGGACGGGCTCGACGACCTCGCGGCGACAGTTTCGGACGACACGGAACTCCTGATCGTGAACTCCCCGTCGAACCCGACCGGCGCCGTCTACTCCGACGAGGGCCTCGAAGGCGTTCGCGACCTCGCGGTCGAGCACGACTTCGCGGTCATCTCCGACGAGATCTACGACGAGATCGTCTACGGCGTCGAGCAGACCAGCCTCGCGAGCCTCGACGGGATGGCCGACCGCACTGTCACGATCAACGGCTTCTCGAAGGCGTACTCGATGACCGGGTGGCGTCTCGGCTACCTCCACGCGCAGGGCGACCTGATCTCGCAGGCGGGGAAGCTCCACAGCCACTCCGTCTCGTGTGCGACGAACTTCGTCCAGCGCGCGGGCGTCGAGGCCCTGCGCAACACCGACGAGTCCGTCGAGGAGATGCGCGCGGCCTTCGAGTCGCGCCGCGACATGCTCGTCGAGCTGTTCGACGACCACGGCGTCGACGTGACCGTGCCCGACGGCGCCTTCTACATGATGCTGCCCGTCGCCGAGGACGACTCCGCGTGGGCCGAGGAGGCGATCCAGGAGGCGCACGTCGCGACCGTCCCCGGCTCCGCCTTCGGCGCGCCGGGCTACGCCCGGATCAGCTACGCCGCCAGCGAGGAGCGCCTGCGCGAGGGCATGGAGCGCCTCTTCGACGCCGGACTCCTCGGCGACGAGTAGCGGAACCATCGCACAACAGTTCTGACTCCCCGGCGCGGTTTCTCGCGGGAGTCCGGGTTCGACGACTGCCCGTCCGACCGCCGAGCGACGACGCCCGTCCGAGCCACGGGTGGGACTGAAAGGGGCCGCGGCTGTGCGCGAAGGCGCGGACCGACAAGCACCGCAAGGCGAGCGAAGCGAGCCGAGGAGCGCAGCGGCCGCACCGAGCGCACAGCCGCGGGGGCTTTCGCGGTCGTCACCACGGTATCGCGGGCGGCGTCCCGAACCAGATCCATGCTACCGCGTGGCGAGATTTTATCAGCCGCGCCGGAATCAACCGTGTATGGACGGGATCCACGACCTCGGCGGGATGGACTCCTATCACGACCTCCCGCCGGACCAGCCCGACGACGCCAGCCCGTTCCACCACGAGTGGGAGGGCGTCGTCCAGTCGCTGTACATCACCGGCCTCGGCTCCGACACGTTCGAACTCGACCGCTTCCGGTACACGGTGGAGGGCGACGACCCCGAGCGCTACCTGACGGTTCCCTACTACGAGCGCTGGCTGGGCGCCATCGAGACGCTGTTCGTCGAGGCGGGCGTCGTCGACGCCGACGAACTCCGCGAGCGCGCGGAGGCGTTCGCCGCGGGCGAAGCCGAGGTGCCGGACGAGACCGACCCCGACCGCCTGCCCGCGCTGCTGGAGGGGACCCGCGAGAAGTACCTGAGCCGCCGCGGCGACGGCGACCCGGCGTTCGCCGTCGGCGACCGCGTCCACGTCCGCAAACGGCATCCCGCGGGACACACACGGTGTCCGCGCTACGTCCGCGGCGCCGAGGGCGAGGTCGTCGCCGACCGCGGCGCCCACGTCTATCCCGACGAGAACGCCCGCGAGGGGGGCGACGACGAGCGCGCCGAACAGCTCTACAACGTCCGGTTCGACGCCGAGGAGCTGTGGGGCGAGGGCTGCACCGACGCCGACGGGCTGCACATCGAGCTGTGGGAACCGTACCTGACCGAGGCCTGACCGGTCCGGTCCCGCCGGCCGCGGCCCGGTTCGAGGCGAACGCCTAAGCCCCTACACGCGTCACCACGTCACATGACCGACGACCGCGACGCGACCGATCCGGACCCGCCGTCCCACCCCGATCCCGAACTTCGAGACGGGATCGACCCACAGTCCAGGGCCCGCGCCCTCCAGTCGCTGCTGACGGAGCAGGGAATCTTGAGCACCGACGCCGTCGACGAGGTGATCGCGACATACGAGGGCGACGTGGGTCCGATGAACGGCGCCCGGGTCGTCGCCCGCGCGTGGACCGACCCCGAGTACCGCGAGTGGCTCTTGGAGGACGGCATCGAGGCAGTCGCCGACCTCGACATCTCCGTGAACGACGAGGTGATGGAGCTCCGAGTGATCGAGAACACCGCGGACACCCACAACGTCGTCGTCTGTACCCTCTGCTCGTGTTACCCGTGGGCCGTGCTGGGCCTGCCGCCGACGTGGTACAAGTCGCCGGCGTACCGCTCGCGCGTCGTGGACGAGCCCCGCGCGCTGTTGCGCGAGGAGTTCGACACGGACCTGGACGACTCCGTGGACGTGGAGGTGTGGGACTCCAACTCCGAGGTGCGCTACATGGTCCTCCCGCAGCGACCCGAGGGAACCGAGGACATGGACGAGGCCGAGCTCGCGGAGCTCGTCTCCCGCAACGCGATGATCGGCGTCGAGCGCCTCGGCGACGGCGGCGCCATCGCCTCCGACGGGGGCGCACGGGCGGCCGACGCCGGCGGCGCGAACGCGGGGCCGGAGGCGGCGGGCGCGGACGCGACCGCCGAGGTCGACACCGCGGGGAAACCGGTCCCGCGCGCCGACGCCGACGGGCCGACGTTCGCGGAGCCGTGGATGGCGCGGTCGTTCGCGCTCGCGGTCGCGCTCACCGACGAGGACGACCCCGGCCGCACGTGGGACGACTTCCAGTCGGAGTTGGTCGCCGAGTTGGACGCGAACCCCGGCGCCGAGGACGGGAGCGACGCCGACTACTACGGCGCGTGGCTCGCCGCCCTCGAACGGTTCCTGACCGACCGCGACGTCGTCGACGCCGACGCGTTCGCGGCCCGCGCGAGCGCCTTCGCCGGCGGCGAGCGCAACGCCCACGAGTTCGTCGAGGGCGACCCCCACGCACACGCCGACCGGCTCCCGGAGGGACACGCCGACGGGGCGCACCACCACCACGGGGACGGTGACGATCACGGCCATCATCACGGGCACGAACACGGCCACGATCACTGAGTCGGTCGCGACGGCCGAGTTGCGTCGACCGCCGCCGCCGGAGCGCCGACTGCCACCGAGTTGCGGACGGCCGAGATAGGGCGACCGTCCCGGACGGAGGTTTATATCCGAGAGGGACCCAGCACCGGCATCGAATGCGCGTCGCCGACCTCCCGCTGGCCCCCGAGTACGTCGAGCACTTCGAGCGGGAGGGGATCGCGGAGCTGTACCCGCCACAGGTCGCGGCCGTGGAGGCCGGCGTCTGTGACGGCGACAACGTCGTCGCGGCGGTGCCGACCGCCTCCGGCAAGACGTTCGTCGCCGAGCTGGCTCTGCTGACGGCCGACGGCCCGGGGCTGTACGTCTGCCCGCTTCGCGCGCTCGCCCGCGAGAAGTACGAGGAGTTCGACGCGCTCCCGGGCGTCGACGCCGGCATCTCGACGGGCGATTACGACTCGGCCGCCAGCGATCTGGCCGCCAACGACGTGATCGTCGCCACCAGCGAGAAGGTCGACTCGGCCATCCGCAACGGCGCCGGGTGGGTCGACGACCTCGCGTGCGTCGTCGTCGACGAGGTGCACCTGCTCGGCTCGCCCGGCCGCGGTCCCACGCTGGAGGTAACCCTCGCGACGCTCCGCAGGCGCGCGCCCGAGGTGCAGATCGTCGCGCTGTCGGCGACCGTCGACAACCCCGAGGACATCGCGGCGTGG
This genomic stretch from Halobaculum roseum harbors:
- the nthA gene encoding nitrile hydratase subunit alpha; this encodes MTDDRDATDPDPPSHPDPELRDGIDPQSRARALQSLLTEQGILSTDAVDEVIATYEGDVGPMNGARVVARAWTDPEYREWLLEDGIEAVADLDISVNDEVMELRVIENTADTHNVVVCTLCSCYPWAVLGLPPTWYKSPAYRSRVVDEPRALLREEFDTDLDDSVDVEVWDSNSEVRYMVLPQRPEGTEDMDEAELAELVSRNAMIGVERLGDGGAIASDGGARAADAGGANAGPEAAGADATAEVDTAGKPVPRADADGPTFAEPWMARSFALAVALTDEDDPGRTWDDFQSELVAELDANPGAEDGSDADYYGAWLAALERFLTDRDVVDADAFAARASAFAGGERNAHEFVEGDPHAHADRLPEGHADGAHHHHGDGDDHGHHHGHEHGHDH
- the ribH gene encoding 6,7-dimethyl-8-ribityllumazine synthase, yielding MTETTLGLVVARYYASIAEAMEESARDAVAERGAAVAETVDVPGAYDAPLAADRLARRDDIDAVAVVGTIVAGDTDHDQVIGQAVATKLVDVSLDRDTPVTFGVSGPGQSGAEARERADKGAEAASAALDLAEGLPAAEVAA
- the nthB gene encoding nitrile hydratase subunit beta, with the protein product MDGIHDLGGMDSYHDLPPDQPDDASPFHHEWEGVVQSLYITGLGSDTFELDRFRYTVEGDDPERYLTVPYYERWLGAIETLFVEAGVVDADELRERAEAFAAGEAEVPDETDPDRLPALLEGTREKYLSRRGDGDPAFAVGDRVHVRKRHPAGHTRCPRYVRGAEGEVVADRGAHVYPDENAREGGDDERAEQLYNVRFDAEELWGEGCTDADGLHIELWEPYLTEA
- a CDS encoding pyridoxal phosphate-dependent aminotransferase; its protein translation is MSGREAGDEFAYDFAERVGRVEPSATLAISNAANELEEAGHDVVDLSVGAPDFPTPENVVEAGKAAMDAGHTGYTSSNGVPELKAAIAEKLRADDIDADADDVIVTPGAKQALYETVQTLVDDGDEVVLLDPAWVSYEAMVKLAGGDLARVDLAPHDFSLADGLDDLAATVSDDTELLIVNSPSNPTGAVYSDEGLEGVRDLAVEHDFAVISDEIYDEIVYGVEQTSLASLDGMADRTVTINGFSKAYSMTGWRLGYLHAQGDLISQAGKLHSHSVSCATNFVQRAGVEALRNTDESVEEMRAAFESRRDMLVELFDDHGVDVTVPDGAFYMMLPVAEDDSAWAEEAIQEAHVATVPGSAFGAPGYARISYAASEERLREGMERLFDAGLLGDE